The nucleotide sequence CTGGACGGCGCGCCCATCTACACCCAGGTGGACACCGAGGGAGACCTCGGCAAGCGCCTGGAGTTCGAAATCTTCAACGGCCGCATCGTCCCCGGGCAGCACCAGATTGCCGTGCGGCTGGTGTACCGCGGCAACGGCTACGGCGTGTTCAGCTACCTGGAGGGCTACAAGTTCAAGGTGCAGTCCAGCTACACCTTCAACGCGGAGCCCGGGAAGCTGTCCACCGTGCGCGTGGTGGGCTTCGAGCAGGGCGGCATGACGACGGACCTGAAGGACCGGCCCGCGGTGCGCTACGACATCGAAGTGTCGAAGGACCCCGGCCGCAAGGTACCGACCGCGGACGGCACGCCCGACGCGGCCACCACCTCCTCCGAGACGAAGTAGGGACCGACTGGTGAACGCGTCGCTCCGCGCCCTCGCCCTCGCGGCCGCCCTGCTGGGCACCGCGCCCGC is from Pyxidicoccus trucidator and encodes:
- a CDS encoding dihydrolipoamide acetyltransferase, with translation MRVAAATFHLLALLSATAWMPALAQEPSATPPAAARAPQAAQASESVAPAGGPQTADEAFDTRVKTLEEQVVDLKEKIYRSKARLLLLQESVLGGDVSTGSRAVILHKNEMGGSFLLESVAYALDGAPIYTQVDTEGDLGKRLEFEIFNGRIVPGQHQIAVRLVYRGNGYGVFSYLEGYKFKVQSSYTFNAEPGKLSTVRVVGFEQGGMTTDLKDRPAVRYDIEVSKDPGRKVPTADGTPDAATTSSETK